In Aegilops tauschii subsp. strangulata cultivar AL8/78 chromosome 3, Aet v6.0, whole genome shotgun sequence, one genomic interval encodes:
- the LOC109751510 gene encoding S-type anion channel SLAH2, translating into MELSNRDIQIQMGSQLSEQSSREDLPSLLIQVPSRTIAGFDCVGRDAVFPAALSERNNKDTVISIQAPATPPAAAPVRAYDDTQIPYSLSISMPASPSGLHFSQFRAASVRRNEARAAVAPSDTKQVEAQSPRLLQQTRFHSQPILHASQINDGTRRADSTRDKRFDPFKTFSGRLERQLSNLRGRPLDPMDLGSHHSKISEETDQVPGTDRYFDALEGPELDTLRATEVAVLPNDEQWPFLLRFPISAFGMVLGVSSQAILWKTLATAPPTAFLHVSLAVAHALWYISLALMGLVSCIYLLKIVFYFEAVRREFHHPIRANFFFAPWIACLFLVQGAPRELAQVHHGVWYMLMAPIFCLELKIYGQWMSGGQRRLSKVANPSNHLSIVGNFVGALLGAKMGISEGPIFFFAIGLAHYIVLFVTLYQRLPTNVTLPKELHPVFFLFVAAPSVASMAWAKINGEFDNGARIAYFIALFLYMSLAVRINFFRGFRFSLAWWAYTFPMTGASIATITYATEVTNVLTRTLSIGLSGIATVTVAGLLVTTMFHAFVLRDLFPNDVSIAITRRKPKFSKILAHFRSSSSDMKELVLSVSKSPNTDSDSSVTDTDPSVTKGKAEP; encoded by the exons ATGGAGTTGAGCAACAGAGACATCCAAATCCAAATGGGCAGCCAGCTGAGCGAGCAATCGTCCAGAGAGGATCTCCCGTCGCTGCTCATCCAGGTTCCGTCGCGGACTATCGCCGGCTTCGACTGCGTCGGCCGGGACGCCGTCTTCCCCGCCGCCCTGAGCGAGCGGAACAACAAGGACACTGTCATTAGCATCCAGGCGCCGGCGACCCCACCAGCAGCTGCCCCTGTGCGCGCGTACGACGACACGCAGATACCCTACTCCCTTTCCATCAGCATGCCGGCGTCGCCGTCGGGGCTCCACTTCTCGCAGTTCAGGGCGGCGTCCGTGCGCCGCAACGAGGCGCGCGCGGCGGTGGCGCCCTCCGACaccaagcaggtggaggcgcaGTCTCCGCGGCTGCTGCAGCAGACGCGGTTCCACTCGCAGCCGATCCTCCACGCGTCCCAGATCAACGACGGGACGCGGAGGGCCGACAGCACGCGCGACAAGCGGTTCGATCCGTTCAAGACCTTCTCCGGCCGGCTCGAGCGGCAGCTCTCCAACCTGCGCGGCCGGCCGCTGGACCCCATGGACCTCGGCTCCCACCATTCCAAGATCTCCGAGGAGACCGACCAGGTTCCCGGCACCGACCGCTACTTCGACGCCCTGGAAGGCCCCGAGCTCGACACCCTCAGG GCCACGGAGGTGGCGGTGCTGCCGAACGACGAGCAGTGGCCGTTCCTGCTGCGGTTCCCGATCAGCGCCTTCGGGATGGTCCTGGGCGTGAGCAGCCAGGCGATCCTGTGGAAGACGCTGGCGACGGCGCCGCCGACGGCGTTCCTGCACGTGAGCCTCGCGGTGGCCCACGCGCTGTGGTACATCTCGCTGGCGCTGATGGGCCTCGTGTCCTGCATCTACCTGCTCAAGATCGTCTTCTACTTCGAGGCGGTCCGGCGCGAGTTCCACCACCCTATACGCGCCAACTTCTTCTTCGCGCCGTGGATCGCCTGCCTCTTCCTGGTGCAGGGCGCCCCGCGGGAGCTGGCCCAGGTGCACCACGGCGTCTGGTACATGCTCATGGCGCCCATCTTCTGCCTCGAGCTCAAGATCTACGGCCAGTGGATGTCCGGTGGCCAGCGCCGGCTGTCCAAGGTGGCCAACCCGTCCAACCACCTCTCCATCGTCGGCAACTTTGTCGGCGCGCTGCTGGGAGCCAAAATGGGCATCAGCGAGGGCCCCATCTTCTTCTTCGCCATCGGGCTTGCGCACTACATTGTCCTGTTCGTCACCCTCTACCAGCGGCTCCCCACCAACGTCACGCTCCCCAAGGAGCTCCACCcggtcttcttcctcttcgtcgcCGCGCCCAGCGTCGCCTCCATGGCCTGGGCCAAGATCAACGGCGAGTTCGACAACGGCGCCCGGATTGCCTACTTCATTGCGCTCTTCCTCTACATGTCACTG GCGGTGCGGATCAACTTCTTCAGAGGGTTCCGGTTCTCGCTGGCGTGGTGGGCGTACACGTTCCCGATGACCGGCGCGTCCATCGCGACCATAACGTACGCGACGGAGGTGACCAACGTGCTGACGCGGACGCTGTCGATCGGCCTCTCGGGCATTGCCACCGTCACGGTAGCCGGCCTGCTGGTGACCACCATGTTCCACGCCTTCGTGCTCAGGGACCTCTTCCCCAACGACGTCTCCATCGCCATCACCCGGAGGAAGCCCAAGTTCAGCAAGATCCTCGCGCACTTCCGCTCCTCCAGCTCCGACATGAAGGAGCTCGTGCTCTCCGTCTCCAAGTCGCCCAACACCGACTCCGATTCCTCGGTCACAGACACCGATCCGTCCGTCACCAAAGGCAAAGCCGAGCCGTAG